The following proteins are co-located in the Echinicola sp. 20G genome:
- a CDS encoding transposase gives MQKTGKRINTRRLYSEEFKRKLVEDYEKGVMSVPQMEKYYGISNRSLYKWIYKFSSYNKKNICIVEFKDSQTLRLKELEEKVKELERTVGQKQIMIDYLEKMIELAKQNYSIDIKKNSDTPLSGGSNPAKKR, from the coding sequence ATGCAAAAAACAGGAAAACGAATCAATACTCGAAGATTGTACTCTGAAGAATTTAAGCGTAAATTGGTTGAAGATTACGAAAAGGGAGTGATGTCAGTCCCGCAAATGGAGAAGTATTATGGGATATCCAACCGATCACTTTACAAATGGATTTACAAATTCTCCTCATACAATAAGAAAAACATCTGTATTGTGGAATTCAAAGACAGTCAAACCCTTCGGCTAAAAGAACTAGAAGAAAAAGTTAAGGAACTGGAACGGACAGTGGGCCAAAAACAGATTATGATAGACTATCTGGAAAAGATGATCGAACTGGCCAAGCAGAACTATTCGATCGACATCAAAAAAAACTCCGACACCCCACTCTCTGGTGGTTCCAATCCCGCCAAAAAAAGATGA